One genomic segment of Musa acuminata AAA Group cultivar baxijiao chromosome BXJ3-3, Cavendish_Baxijiao_AAA, whole genome shotgun sequence includes these proteins:
- the LOC103979540 gene encoding vicilin Car i 2.0101-like: MAIAKAKVLLSALVFLSISLLSAASVVSYDNIDPRRRLEQCKQECRQSRQGEQQRRWCEHQCEEQYREQQKKGGRDGWANRDPEEELRQCRQQCRSQQRDPQRLRECEQRCERQYEKEKQGGSRREDVLEMNRDPEEQLRECRQRCQQQQHRDPRQLQQCQTQCEQRYREEQGQGSERNGDNRDPQERLRQCQQQCQQQYRDPRRIQECQSRCEDEYRQEQQEEKRRHGGGQSDEDNREPVQEYQQCQRRCQEQYRDPRQRQECHSRCEEQYREETEQRRGSGGNPKQPEEELQWCRERCRQQHRDPRQQQECSKQCEERYREQQKGRRGIDLVIEVK, from the coding sequence ATGGCCATCGCTAAGGCAAAAGTCCTCCTCTCCGCCCTTGTTTTCCTCTCCATCTCCCTCCTCTCGGCCGCCTCCGTCGTGTCCTACGACAACATCGACCCCCGGCGGCGTCTCGAGCAGTGCAAGCAAGAGTGCCGCCAGAGTCGACAAGGCGAGCAGCAACGACGCTGGTGCGAGCACCAGTGCGAGGAACAGTACCGTGAGCAGCAGAAAAAGGGCGGGAGGGATGGGTGGGCCAACCGCGACCCCGAAGAGGAGCTCCGGCAGTGCCGTCAGCAGTGCCGGAGCCAGCAGCGTGATCCGCAGAGGTTGAGAGAGTGCGAGCAACGGTGCGAGCGGCAGTACGAGAAAGAGAAGCAAGGCGGGAGCCGGAGAGAGGATGTCCTGGAGATGAACCGAGACCCCGAGGAGCAGCTCCGGGAGTGCCGGCAACGttgtcagcagcagcagcaccgcgACCCACGCCAGTTGCAGCAATGCCAGACGCAGTGCGAACAGCGCTACAGAGAAGAGCAAGGTCAGGGGTCGGAGAGGAACGGCGACAACAGAGATCCTCAGGAACGGCTCCGGCAATGCCAGCAACAGTGCCAACAGCAGTACCGCGACCCACGGCGGATACAAGAATGCCAAAGCCGATGCGAGGACGAGTACAGACAGGAGCAACAAGAAGAAAAGCGGCGACATGGCGGGGGGCAGAGCGATGAAGACAACAGAGAACCGGTCCAAGAGTACCAGCAGTGCCAGCGACGATGCCAAGAGCAGTACCGGGATCCACGACAACGGCAAGAGTGCCACAGCCGATGCGAAGAGCAGTACAGAGAGGAAACAGAACAAAGGAGGGGCTCCGGCGGAAACCCGAAGCAGCCCGAGGAGGAGCTACAATGGTGCCGAGAACGGTGCCGACAGCAGCACCGCGACCCGCGCCAGCAACAGGAGTGCTCGAAGCAATGCGAGGAACGTTACCGGGAGCAGCAGAAGGGACGTCGAGGGATCGACCTGGTGATAGAGGTGAAGTAG
- the LOC135633336 gene encoding probable RNA helicase SDE3, protein MGTIGEKDWDDEYSEISEKPEVEFLDYEDDKSLHSFDPLEGPVQITSPFPFVNGKPQSAFIGETSADSISIKNTTSDPIELWSIRIFSSNPEDSYILSMMKPPADNADMDARRSFVGSTYLEDRVLQPEQILTIWLSCKPTDIGLHTSVLHFDLEYEKVERVVFLLAEDKVSQALFSDKPYRASSRRKMFDNDRYVAGSRPPRAHTQGIRRYRLPPFDIPRDLREIIENKQVPDVITEGLNRKNYAKFFSTLLVMEEINLEEEMRAYDMECVAMKRRGNYLLSLEVPGLAERRPSLVYGDYILAQLSSDSADDDRLPYQGYIHRVEADEIYLRFDRSFHHKHGEDDVYNVSFTYNRVNMRRLYQAVHAAENLGIDLLFPSESHRRRVIKGSSFKPFNPYINREQARAVEMILGCRGSHPYVIYGPPGTGKTITLVEAILQLYTTRTNARILVCASSNSAADHVLEKLLDKDGLGVQESEVFRLNATSRAYEDVKPDFIRFCFFDHMVFKCPPLKALLRYKIIISTYMSVSLLYAEGIHKGHFSHILLDEAGQSSEPETMIPISNLCARDTVIVLAGDPMQLGPVIYSRKAENYGLGKSYLDRLFECDYYGSSDENYVTKLVRNYRCHPAILDLPSKLFYKGELIACKEDTVSSIYEYADLPNKAFPVLFVGIQGCDEREGNNPSWFNRIEASKVVEIIRKLRRNTDVNEDDIGVITPYRQQVLKLKKALESLELPELKVGSVEQFQGQEREIIIISTVRSTVKHNDFDRAHNLGFLSNPRRFNVAITRAKSLLIIVGNPHIICKDHHWNKLLRHCADNGSNIGCPLPSPERDDYTNDESTEYNYEQNAQHEDGRSDMPGEYQNNVEWNDSGLKTSTDVVKWGDIVIEATGWEDDDASEPYSKSESNQNVHSSNFGRGDEPEENSNSLASGSHGWTDEAAYKPRLAEKENEWSDGWN, encoded by the exons ATGGGCACCATCGGTGAAAAAGATTGGGATGATGAGTACTCGGAGATCAGTGAAAAGCCGGAGGTTGAGTTCTTGGATTACGAGGATGACAAATCTCTTCACAGTTTTGATCCGCTCGAAGGTCCTGTTCAAATCACAAGTCCTTTTCCCTTTGTTAATGGGAAACCGCAGTCTGCCTTTATCGGAGAAACATCAGCAGATTCAATCAGTATCAAGAACACAACCAGTGACCCTATAGAACTATGGAGTATTAGGATTTTCTCATCTAATCCAGAGGACAGCTACATCCTGTCAATGATGAAGCCTCCAGCAGATAATGCTGATATGGACGCAAGGCGTAGCTTTGTTGGGTCAACGTATTTGGAGGATAGGGTGCTTCAGCCGGAACAAATTCTCACGATTTGGCTGTCTTGCAAGCCAACAGATATTGGGCTGCATACTTCTGTTTTGCATTTTGACCTGGAATATGAGAAAGTTGAACGAGTGGTCTTTCTACTAGCGGAAGACAAGGTCTCACAGGCTTTGTTCTCTGACAAGCCTTATAGAGCATCGTCACGGAGGAAAATGTTTGATAATGATCGGTATGTGGCAGGATCTCGTCCACCTCGGGCACATACGCAGGGGATTCGCAGATACAGGCTTCCTCCGTTTGATATACCCCGAGATTTACGTGAAATTATTGAGAATAAACAGGTTCCTGATGTGATTACGGAAGGCTTAAATAGGAAGAACTATGCAAAGTTTTTCAGCACCCTCCTTGTCATGGAAGAAATTAATTTGGAG GAGGAGATGAGAGCATATGACATGGAGTGTGTGGCTATGAAGAGAAGGGGCAACTATTTGTTGTCCCTTGAGGTGCCTGGATTGGCTGAGAGAAGACCCTCTCTAGTTTATGGTGACTATATATTGGCACAGCTATCATCTGACAGTGCAGATGATGATAGACTCCCTTACCAG GGTTACATTCACAGGGTTGAGGCAGATGAAATATATCTGAGATTTGACAGGAGCTTTCACCACAAGCACGGGGAGGATGATGTTTACAATGTCAGCTTCACATACAATAGAGTGAACATGAGAAGGCTGTACCAAGCAGTTCATGCTGCTGAAAATTTAGGGATAGACCTTCTCTTTCCTTCAGAGTCACATCGCAGAAGGGTCATCAAAGGATCCTCTTTCAAACCATTCAATCCATATATAAATAGGGAGCAAGCCCGTGCAGTTGAAATGATACTTGGCTGCAGAGGATCTCATCCTTACGTCATATATGGACCACCAGGGACTGGTAAGACGATTACCCTTGTGGAAGCCATATTGCAGCTCTACACAACCAGGACAAATGCACGGATTCTTGTATGTGCTTCATCAAACAGTGCGGCCGACCATGTTCTGGAGAAACTGCTTGATAAAGATGGACTTGGGGTTCAGGAAAGTGAAGTGTTTAGGCTAAACGCAACCAGCCGTGCATATGAGGATGTTAAGCCTGATTTTATTCGTTTTTGCTTCTTTGATCATATGGTCTTCAAATGCCCTCCTCTGAAGGCCTTGCTGCGGTACAAGATCATAATCTCAACCTACATGAGTGTGTCACTATTATATGCTGAAGGCATTCATAAAGGTCATTTCTCCCATATTTTATTGGATGAGGCGGGTCAATCCTCTGAACCTGAAACCATGATCCCGATATCAAACTTGTGTGCAAGAGACACTGTGATTGTGCTGGCAGGAGACCCTATGCAATTAGGACCTGTTATTTATTCAAGAAAAGCAGAGAATTATGGTTTAGGAAAATCCTACTTAGACAGACTTTTTGAGTGTGATTACTATGGAAGCAGTGATGAGAACTATGTTACAAAGCTGGTGAGGAACTACCGCTGTCACCCTGCAATCTTGGATCTGCCGTCAAAGCTTTTCTACAAGGGTGAATTGATTGCTTGTAAAGAAGACACTGTATCATCTATTTATGAATATGCAGACCTTCCCAATAAGGCATTTCCTGTTCTTTTTGTTGGAATTCAAGGTTGTGATGAGAGGGAAGGCAATAATCCATCGTGGTTTAACAGAATTGAAGCCAGCAAAGTGGTAGAGATCATCAGAAAATTAAGGAGGAATACTGATGTAAATGAGGATGATATTGGAGTTATCACTCCATACCGTCAACAAGTTCTCAAATTAAAGAAAGCCCTTGAGTCACTTGAGCTGCCGGAACTGAAAGTTGGCAGTGTTGAGCAATTTCAGGGTCAAGAGAGGGAAATTATAATAATATCTACTGTCAGGTCAACGGTGAAGCATAATGACTTTGACCGAGCACACAACTTGGGATTCCTTAGCAACCCTAGAAGGTTTAATGTTGCTATTACCCGTGCTAAATCCTTGCTAATCATAGTGGGAAATCCACACATCATCTGTAAG GATCACCATTGGAATAAGCTTCTCAGGCACTGTGCAGATAATGGTTCTAACATAGGATGTCCTCTTCCTTCACCTGAAAGGGATGACTATACTAATGATGAGTCTACCGAATACAATTACGAACAAAATGCTCAACATGAAGATGGTCGGAGCGATATGCCCGGTGAGTACCAGAACAATGTTGAGTGGAATGACAGTGGCTTAAAAACAAGCACAGATGTGGTTAAATGGGGTGATATCGTCATAGAGGCGACCGGGTGGGAAGATGATGATGCTTCGGAACCCTACTCTAAAAGTGAAAGCAACCAAAACGTGCACTCAAGCAACTTTGGTCGGGGTGATGAGCCTGAAGAAAACAGTAATTCATTAGCCTCAGGAAGTCACGGATGGACTGACGAGGCGGCGTACAAACCTCGACTTGCAGAGAAAGAAAACGAATGGTCTGATGGGTGGAACTAA
- the LOC103978824 gene encoding FCS-Like Zinc finger 8 isoform X2, which produces MFLRTKIQDIMLRKRSRAVGSKQGIMSDIPSLPSPVAASLFTSPRLYSPKNIADPEAAEDVESGATGLGLLDALTNDDSFNSTSRPEKRMVVFGSQLKIQIPPPPPPPPTSQSSSISPMRSSGESLHSPTEFGIKTRNSQLALLPGMHSSPPRFFTGRLPPPEMELSEDYTRVILHGPNPRTTHIFDNCIIESCTNGFATPMSERRSSSDRPGYAVDDFLSFCYGCKKKFGSGEDIYMYRGDKAFCSHECRHHEMLLDEGRDKC; this is translated from the exons ATGTTTCTGAGAACAAAGATTCAGGATATTATGCTGAGGAAGAGGTCGAGAGCAGTCGGCAGCAAGCAAGGCATTATGTCTGACATCCCCTCCCTCCCATCTCCCGTTGCTGCCTCTCTCTTCACCTCTCCAAGGCTCTACTCCCCAAAAAACATAGCAGACCCCGAAGCAGCT GAGGATGTGGAGTCGGGAGCCACTGGACTTGGCCTTCTTGATGCTCTCACCAATGACGACTCTTTTAACAGTACTTCCAGGCCAGAGAAGAGGATGGTGGTGTTTGGGTCTCAGCTTAAGATTCaaatacctcctcctcctcctcctcctcctacttctCAGTCCAGCTCAATTTCGCCTATGCGCTCCTCCGGCGAGTCCCTCCACTCACCTACAGAGTTCGGCATCAAAACTAGGAACTCGCAGTTGGCTTTGCTCCCTGGTATGCACAGTTCTCCTCCTCGGTTCTTCACCGGGCGCCTTCCACCGCCGGAGATGGAGCTGTCGGAGGACTACACTCGCGTGATCTTGCATGGGCCAAATCCGAGGACGACTCATATCTTCGATAACTGCATCATTGAGAGCTGCACTAATGGATTTGCCACTCCAATGAGTGAGCGCAGGTCTTCTAGTGATCGTCCGGGATATGCCGTGGATGATTTCTTGAGCTTTTGCTATGGCTGCAAGAAGAAATTTGGCTCAGGGGAGGATATTTACATGTACAG AGGAGATAAAGCATTCTGTAGCCATGAATGTCGCCACCACGAGATGCTGCTTGATGAGGGAAGGGACAAGTGCTGA
- the LOC103978824 gene encoding FCS-Like Zinc finger 8 isoform X1, translated as MFLRTKIQDIMLRKRSRAVGSKQGIMSDIPSLPSPVAASLFTSPRLYSPKNIADPEAAVSPTSILETKPFSVIRNPFFSNGNKHLPQEDVESGATGLGLLDALTNDDSFNSTSRPEKRMVVFGSQLKIQIPPPPPPPPTSQSSSISPMRSSGESLHSPTEFGIKTRNSQLALLPGMHSSPPRFFTGRLPPPEMELSEDYTRVILHGPNPRTTHIFDNCIIESCTNGFATPMSERRSSSDRPGYAVDDFLSFCYGCKKKFGSGEDIYMYRGDKAFCSHECRHHEMLLDEGRDKC; from the exons ATGTTTCTGAGAACAAAGATTCAGGATATTATGCTGAGGAAGAGGTCGAGAGCAGTCGGCAGCAAGCAAGGCATTATGTCTGACATCCCCTCCCTCCCATCTCCCGTTGCTGCCTCTCTCTTCACCTCTCCAAGGCTCTACTCCCCAAAAAACATAGCAGACCCCGAAGCAGCTGTGAGCCCAACTTCCATACTGGAAACCAAGCCCTTCTCTGTCATTAGGAACCCCTTCTTCTCTAATGGAAACAAACACCTTCCTCAGGAGGATGTGGAGTCGGGAGCCACTGGACTTGGCCTTCTTGATGCTCTCACCAATGACGACTCTTTTAACAGTACTTCCAGGCCAGAGAAGAGGATGGTGGTGTTTGGGTCTCAGCTTAAGATTCaaatacctcctcctcctcctcctcctcctacttctCAGTCCAGCTCAATTTCGCCTATGCGCTCCTCCGGCGAGTCCCTCCACTCACCTACAGAGTTCGGCATCAAAACTAGGAACTCGCAGTTGGCTTTGCTCCCTGGTATGCACAGTTCTCCTCCTCGGTTCTTCACCGGGCGCCTTCCACCGCCGGAGATGGAGCTGTCGGAGGACTACACTCGCGTGATCTTGCATGGGCCAAATCCGAGGACGACTCATATCTTCGATAACTGCATCATTGAGAGCTGCACTAATGGATTTGCCACTCCAATGAGTGAGCGCAGGTCTTCTAGTGATCGTCCGGGATATGCCGTGGATGATTTCTTGAGCTTTTGCTATGGCTGCAAGAAGAAATTTGGCTCAGGGGAGGATATTTACATGTACAG AGGAGATAAAGCATTCTGTAGCCATGAATGTCGCCACCACGAGATGCTGCTTGATGAGGGAAGGGACAAGTGCTGA